In the Staphylococcus condimenti genome, one interval contains:
- a CDS encoding MauE/DoxX family redox-associated membrane protein: protein MKTFLRFLIGGLFGAAGVLHFLRPEGFTRIVPKYLPLRKTAVYVTGIFEIIFGILLFWKRPCKWTKCAINAFLLAVFPANIYMARKKLPLGDQEVPKWGLYARLPLQFVLMSLVKKL, encoded by the coding sequence ATGAAAACATTTCTAAGATTTTTAATAGGTGGACTATTCGGCGCAGCTGGTGTACTTCATTTTCTAAGACCAGAAGGCTTTACACGAATCGTACCGAAATATTTACCTCTGCGTAAAACAGCAGTTTATGTCACAGGTATATTCGAAATTATTTTCGGCATACTCTTATTCTGGAAACGTCCATGCAAGTGGACTAAGTGTGCTATCAATGCATTCTTATTAGCTGTTTTTCCAGCCAATATCTACATGGCACGTAAAAAATTACCATTAGGTGATCAAGAAGTTCCGAAGTGGGGGCTTTACGCAAGATTACCACTTCAATTTGTTTTAATGTCGTTAGTTAAAAAATTATAA
- a CDS encoding MupG family TIM beta-alpha barrel fold protein, whose product MQLGFSVYLGEDFDETYIEAMLNKGFRYIFTSLQIPEDDQSQYLERLRQLAILNQSRAKVIADVNGETFEQLGLSLENPSSIKNAGIDIIRLDEAIDINQIADYVEDGHPIMLNASTDAFSILRELNDRGISQENIYVAHNYYPRPNTGLDTAFFQHINERLKGAYPELQIMAFVPGTKLRGPIHRGLPTLEAHRYQHPLASAYELELMLTDVVCVGDSGINDFMMKQFFHYATENTVWMRTDLDTESPYLRSYTNRPDVARDVVRAQESRKEFKNEVEASNAVERPRGAITLDNNLYGRYMNELEITRRDLPADAAVNVLGHVEDADLDCIKLIQSGTPFKLFNAKGDDENGH is encoded by the coding sequence ATGCAATTAGGCTTTTCAGTTTATTTAGGAGAAGATTTTGATGAAACATATATTGAAGCAATGTTGAATAAAGGATTCCGCTATATTTTTACGTCTTTGCAAATTCCAGAAGATGATCAATCTCAATATTTAGAACGTTTAAGACAGCTCGCAATTTTAAATCAATCACGTGCAAAAGTAATTGCTGATGTGAATGGAGAAACTTTTGAACAACTTGGATTATCATTAGAAAATCCTTCTAGTATTAAGAACGCAGGGATAGATATTATTCGATTAGATGAAGCAATAGATATCAATCAAATTGCAGATTATGTCGAAGACGGTCATCCAATCATGCTTAACGCGAGTACAGATGCATTTTCTATTTTACGTGAATTAAATGATCGAGGTATTTCTCAAGAAAATATTTATGTTGCACATAATTATTATCCAAGACCAAATACAGGTTTGGATACCGCCTTTTTCCAACATATTAATGAACGATTGAAAGGGGCTTATCCAGAATTACAAATCATGGCATTTGTACCAGGAACAAAACTCCGCGGTCCAATTCATCGAGGTTTACCAACGTTAGAAGCACATCGCTATCAGCATCCATTAGCTTCAGCGTATGAGCTGGAACTAATGTTAACAGATGTTGTTTGTGTGGGCGACTCCGGTATTAATGATTTTATGATGAAACAATTTTTCCATTATGCAACTGAAAATACAGTATGGATGCGAACAGACTTAGATACCGAAAGTCCTTATTTACGTAGCTATACAAATAGACCGGATGTTGCACGTGATGTGGTACGTGCACAAGAATCACGTAAAGAATTTAAAAATGAAGTAGAAGCTAGCAATGCTGTGGAACGTCCGCGGGGCGCAATTACATTAGATAACAATTTATATGGCCGTTATATGAATGAACTAGAAATCACAAGACGTGATTTACCGGCAGATGCGGCAGTAAATGTGTTAGGACATGTTGAAGATGCAGATTTAGACTGTATTAAACTCATTCAATCAGGTACACCTTTTAAACTTTTTAATGCAAAAGGAGATGACGAGAATGGACATTAA
- the murQ gene encoding N-acetylmuramic acid 6-phosphate etherase encodes MDIKKLMTEHRNERTMNLDELSTEDFVTVMNDEDKLVPEAIAHEKKVIASVIDTVIEAFKNGGRLFYIGAGTSGRLGVLDAAECVPTFGVSRDEVIGLIAGGSKAMTEAIEGAEDNFKIAEVDLKEHILTEKDVVIGLAASGRTPYVIGGLKYAKSVGAKTAAIACVKDSEIGDIADTAIEIEVGPEILTGSTRLKSGTAQKLVLNMISTGAMVGIGKVYENLMVDVKPTNNKLRQRALNIISEIVEVPIEKSEQLFREARGNVKTAIVMGLHDISYSEATKRLKKADGFIRNT; translated from the coding sequence ATGGACATTAAAAAACTGATGACAGAGCACCGTAATGAAAGGACGATGAACCTAGATGAATTAAGTACAGAAGATTTTGTGACAGTGATGAATGATGAAGATAAATTAGTCCCAGAAGCAATTGCTCATGAAAAGAAAGTAATCGCAAGCGTAATTGATACAGTTATTGAAGCATTTAAAAATGGCGGCCGTCTTTTTTACATCGGCGCAGGTACAAGCGGACGTTTAGGTGTATTGGATGCTGCAGAATGTGTGCCGACTTTTGGAGTATCTCGCGATGAAGTCATCGGGCTGATAGCAGGCGGATCAAAAGCAATGACTGAAGCAATTGAAGGTGCAGAAGATAACTTTAAAATTGCTGAAGTCGATCTTAAAGAGCATATTCTGACTGAAAAAGACGTTGTGATAGGCTTAGCAGCCAGCGGCCGTACTCCCTATGTTATCGGCGGTTTGAAATATGCAAAATCAGTGGGTGCAAAAACAGCTGCTATAGCTTGTGTTAAGGATTCAGAAATTGGTGACATTGCAGATACTGCAATTGAGATTGAAGTAGGGCCAGAAATTCTAACAGGCTCGACTCGCCTTAAATCTGGAACTGCGCAAAAGTTAGTATTAAATATGATTTCTACAGGAGCAATGGTAGGTATTGGAAAAGTTTATGAAAATCTGATGGTTGATGTCAAACCGACAAACAACAAGTTGAGACAGCGTGCTTTAAATATCATTTCAGAAATAGTAGAAGTGCCGATAGAAAAAAGTGAACAGCTTTTTCGTGAAGCACGCGGCAATGTAAAAACGGCGATTGTTATGGGTTTACATGATATTTCATATTCAGAAGCAACAAAAAGATTGAAGAAGGCAGATGGTTTTATTCGAAACACCTAA
- a CDS encoding PTS transporter subunit EIIC, with amino-acid sequence MSKEERIAQEILKNVGGKENLERVIHCMTRVRMDIINYSKVNIEGLKEIDGVMGVVEDESLQVIVGPGTVNKVANAMSEMIGVPLGERISHHHDSSNTSSPKSDKERVEEEAQLFKSQMNQKKKPSKWRKVLRTIANIFVPLIPAFVGAGLIGGISAVLSNLLVAGRIDGAFWQEMVMVFDIIKNGIFAYLAIYVGINSAKEFGATPGLGGVIGGTTLLTGMTPDKPLHNIFNGDALAAGQGGVIGVIFAVWILAMIEKRLHKVIPNSIDIIVTPTITLLIMGLATIFLIMPIAGVVSEGILAAIKWVLDIGGPFSGFVLGATFLPLVMFGLHQVLTPIHIEMINQNHATFLLPVLAMAGAGQVGAAFALWVKCRKNKKIIRLLKGALPAGILGIGEPLIYGVTLPLGRPFITACIGGGIGGAVIGGIGHIGAVAIGPSGVSLIPLIYDNMYLGYIAGLLAAYAGGFVATYFFGTTKDMTAPQEVDEADV; translated from the coding sequence ATGTCAAAAGAAGAAAGAATTGCCCAGGAAATATTAAAAAACGTGGGCGGAAAAGAAAATTTAGAACGTGTTATTCATTGCATGACCAGAGTACGAATGGATATTATTAATTATTCTAAAGTTAATATCGAAGGACTTAAAGAAATTGATGGTGTTATGGGTGTTGTAGAAGATGAGTCGTTACAAGTGATTGTTGGGCCCGGCACAGTTAATAAAGTTGCGAATGCGATGAGTGAAATGATTGGCGTACCATTAGGAGAACGTATTTCACATCATCATGATTCAAGTAATACAAGTTCACCTAAATCAGATAAAGAACGTGTTGAAGAAGAAGCACAACTCTTTAAAAGTCAAATGAATCAAAAAAAGAAACCGTCGAAATGGCGTAAAGTTTTACGTACTATTGCGAATATATTCGTACCTTTAATTCCAGCATTTGTTGGTGCAGGATTAATCGGCGGTATTAGTGCAGTTCTTTCGAATTTGTTAGTTGCAGGTAGAATCGATGGCGCATTTTGGCAAGAAATGGTCATGGTTTTCGATATTATTAAAAATGGTATTTTTGCATATCTGGCAATTTATGTAGGGATTAATTCAGCTAAAGAGTTCGGTGCAACACCTGGTCTTGGTGGTGTCATTGGCGGTACTACATTACTGACAGGTATGACACCTGATAAACCGCTGCATAATATTTTTAATGGCGATGCACTTGCTGCAGGTCAAGGTGGTGTGATCGGTGTCATTTTTGCAGTATGGATTTTAGCTATGATAGAAAAACGATTGCACAAAGTTATTCCGAATTCTATTGATATTATCGTAACTCCAACGATTACTTTATTAATTATGGGACTTGCTACTATCTTCTTAATTATGCCGATTGCAGGCGTTGTCTCAGAAGGTATTTTAGCAGCTATCAAGTGGGTACTCGATATCGGCGGTCCATTCAGCGGATTTGTGTTAGGTGCGACATTCTTACCACTCGTCATGTTTGGTTTGCATCAAGTGTTAACACCAATTCATATTGAAATGATCAACCAAAATCATGCTACGTTTTTACTGCCCGTGTTAGCTATGGCGGGTGCTGGACAAGTTGGTGCAGCATTTGCATTATGGGTGAAATGTCGTAAGAACAAAAAGATTATTCGTCTCTTAAAAGGTGCTTTACCAGCAGGTATTTTAGGTATTGGTGAACCATTGATTTATGGGGTGACATTACCATTAGGTCGTCCATTTATTACTGCCTGTATCGGCGGTGGTATCGGAGGTGCTGTGATTGGCGGTATTGGTCATATTGGTGCTGTAGCGATAGGACCTAGCGGTGTTTCGTTGATTCCGTTGATTTACGATAATATGTATCTCGGTTATATTGCAGGATTACTTGCAGCTTATGCGGGTGGATTTGTCGCTACATATTTCTTTGGTACAACAAAAGATATGACAGCGCCGCAAGAAGTTGATGAAGCGGATGTGTAA
- a CDS encoding MurR/RpiR family transcriptional regulator, with translation METDHLIIHIREQMKHLTKNEQHIAQFILEHPEKVLEMSAQILGDVTKTSSATVIRCAHKLGFKGFVDLKLSLSRNLPQHETNNYKEITQDEPPREIKRKLLSRAAYTLETTESLLEDQALEALVDKLYDVQKIVVFGVGASHIVAEDIYQKFTRAGVEVIQSADAHVLATVLAGDHKKGNVLFIGISNSGHNKETLRLAQIARYYGATVAAITSKNDSKLAREANIVLLHDASSEQSLRLAATSSLIAQLMTVDILFYTYLSKDYQTHVAHLSETKKAVEMYIDSSQ, from the coding sequence ATGGAAACAGATCATCTTATCATTCATATTCGAGAGCAAATGAAACATCTTACTAAGAATGAACAGCACATTGCACAATTCATATTAGAGCATCCAGAAAAAGTGCTGGAAATGAGTGCACAAATACTAGGAGATGTCACTAAAACAAGTTCAGCTACAGTAATCCGTTGTGCACATAAACTCGGATTCAAAGGATTTGTCGATTTAAAACTATCATTATCTCGGAATTTACCGCAACATGAAACAAACAATTATAAAGAAATTACTCAAGATGAACCGCCGAGAGAAATCAAACGGAAGTTGCTATCAAGGGCGGCTTATACGTTAGAAACAACTGAATCATTATTAGAAGATCAGGCATTAGAAGCATTGGTTGATAAATTATATGATGTACAAAAAATTGTGGTTTTTGGTGTCGGTGCAAGTCATATTGTTGCTGAAGATATCTATCAAAAATTTACTCGTGCAGGAGTAGAAGTAATTCAAAGTGCTGATGCGCATGTATTAGCGACTGTATTGGCTGGCGACCATAAAAAAGGTAATGTCTTATTTATAGGTATTTCTAATTCAGGTCATAACAAAGAGACATTGCGTTTGGCACAAATTGCACGTTATTATGGTGCAACGGTAGCAGCAATTACAAGTAAAAACGATTCGAAACTAGCAAGAGAAGCGAATATCGTGTTATTGCATGATGCCAGTTCTGAACAAAGTTTGCGACTAGCGGCTACAAGTTCCCTTATTGCTCAATTGATGACGGTTGATATTCTTTTTTATACTTACTTATCTAAAGATTATCAAACGCACGTTGCCCATTTAAGTGAAACTAAAAAAGCAGTAGAAATGTATATTGATTCATCACAATAA
- a CDS encoding alpha/beta fold hydrolase, producing MQSLETNGAIIRYEQMGQGPLLIMIPGASGVNDSYMDTAEKLKSHFTVVLPDRRGYGYSELTQPMPASINQTHDTFKLEKDTEDIQALAENLSDNPVYIMGTDTGAVVAMRLLEKFPELIVGAAVHEPLNATVFPNRTELEKEAQKISQAAEIEGIPAAMRIFEHTMKPSQLDMKVLVEDTIAPCAVCAPDTMDSNSAESTKIWMQYELRQYMDYKVDLEQLRKTNHKIAWLKGSASKGSLAYQAADLFARDIGGKAAEVAGGHFGYVQEPEAFAKDLSSILNK from the coding sequence GTGCAATCACTAGAAACAAACGGCGCAATCATTCGTTACGAACAAATGGGACAAGGCCCTTTGCTGATTATGATACCTGGTGCCAGCGGTGTAAACGACAGTTATATGGATACAGCTGAAAAATTGAAATCGCATTTCACTGTTGTTTTGCCTGACAGAAGAGGATATGGATACAGCGAACTGACACAACCTATGCCAGCATCAATTAACCAAACTCACGACACTTTCAAACTTGAAAAAGATACAGAAGATATACAAGCATTGGCTGAAAATTTAAGTGATAATCCAGTATATATCATGGGGACAGATACTGGGGCGGTTGTTGCTATGCGCTTGTTGGAAAAATTTCCAGAATTAATTGTAGGCGCAGCTGTACATGAACCTCTGAACGCAACTGTTTTCCCCAATAGAACCGAACTAGAAAAAGAAGCTCAAAAAATCTCTCAAGCAGCAGAAATTGAAGGAATACCTGCAGCAATGCGTATCTTTGAACATACTATGAAACCGTCACAACTAGATATGAAAGTCTTAGTAGAAGATACAATCGCACCGTGTGCAGTTTGCGCACCAGACACAATGGATTCTAATAGTGCTGAATCTACAAAAATCTGGATGCAATACGAATTGCGACAATATATGGATTATAAAGTAGATTTAGAACAATTACGTAAGACAAATCATAAGATTGCTTGGTTAAAAGGTAGCGCTTCTAAAGGATCATTAGCTTATCAAGCTGCAGATTTATTTGCGCGAGATATAGGTGGAAAAGCTGCAGAAGTAGCTGGTGGACATTTTGGTTATGTACAAGAACCAGAAGCATTCGCGAAAGATTTAAGCAGCATTTTAAATAAATAA
- a CDS encoding NAD-dependent formate dehydrogenase, with translation MKIVALFPEASKSTQLLSKQEALGLPEFLKGTDNELILVSSNEEIDNYVEDMDVVISSPFLPAYITKERIEKAKNLKYAITAGIGSDHVDIEAAAEHGIIVAEVTGSNNESVAEQNVLETLLLLRNYEEGHRQALEGEWDLPLVGSGAFELQEKKVGIFGFGRIGQLTAQRLKPFNVNIRYNDPFRKEDVEKELGVEYVEFDELVETSDVIIIQSPLTPDTKGKFDASVIDKMQKGTAVVNCARGSIVDTDAIAKAVEDGHIRYGGDVWFPQPAPKDHPWRSLKNSGMTVHYSGMTVEAQKRIQKGVEEMLNNAMENTPIRSEYVIVDNNKVASQSYQTKKDK, from the coding sequence ATGAAAATTGTAGCATTATTCCCAGAAGCATCAAAATCTACTCAATTATTGTCTAAACAAGAAGCTTTAGGTTTACCAGAATTCTTAAAAGGTACTGATAACGAGTTAATCTTGGTTTCTAGTAATGAGGAAATTGATAACTATGTTGAGGATATGGATGTTGTAATTTCTTCTCCATTCTTACCTGCTTATATCACTAAAGAAAGAATCGAAAAAGCTAAAAACCTTAAATATGCAATTACAGCTGGTATCGGTTCTGACCATGTAGATATTGAAGCAGCTGCAGAACACGGCATTATTGTTGCTGAAGTAACAGGCAGCAACAACGAAAGTGTTGCTGAACAAAATGTTCTAGAAACACTATTACTGCTTAGAAACTATGAAGAAGGCCATAGACAAGCATTAGAAGGCGAATGGGACTTGCCATTAGTAGGTTCTGGCGCATTTGAATTACAAGAGAAAAAAGTCGGCATCTTCGGATTTGGTCGTATTGGTCAATTAACTGCACAACGCTTAAAACCTTTTAATGTTAATATCCGTTATAACGATCCATTCAGAAAAGAAGACGTTGAAAAAGAATTAGGCGTTGAATATGTTGAATTTGATGAATTAGTAGAAACATCTGATGTTATCATTATTCAATCACCGCTTACTCCTGATACAAAAGGTAAATTTGATGCAAGCGTCATCGATAAAATGCAAAAAGGTACAGCTGTAGTTAACTGTGCACGCGGTTCAATTGTTGATACAGATGCAATTGCTAAAGCTGTTGAAGATGGACACATCAGATATGGCGGCGACGTTTGGTTCCCTCAACCAGCACCAAAAGATCACCCTTGGCGTTCACTTAAAAATTCAGGCATGACTGTACACTATTCAGGTATGACTGTTGAAGCTCAAAAACGTATTCAAAAAGGTGTAGAAGAAATGCTTAATAACGCTATGGAAAATACACCTATCCGTTCTGAATATGTTATTGTTGATAACAACAAAGTAGCAAGTCAAAGCTACCAAACTAAAAAAGATAAATAA